The Amaranthus tricolor cultivar Red isolate AtriRed21 chromosome 6, ASM2621246v1, whole genome shotgun sequence genome has a segment encoding these proteins:
- the LOC130815180 gene encoding calcium-binding protein KRP1-like: MAENRTNKNITNGIVFEDFLPTMVEKLGEEGFMKELCNGFRVLMDEQKGLITFESLKKNLEILGLNGMSDEEVAEMLKEGDLDRDGCLNQMEFCVLMFRLSPGLMDSSRRWLQQALANRVI; this comes from the coding sequence ATGGCGGAAAATCGAACCAACAAAAACATTACAAACGGCATCGTTTTCGAGGATTTCTTACCTACAATGGTGGAAAAGCTTGGCGAAGAAGGGTTTATGAAGGAATTATGTAATGGGTTTCGAGTATTAATGGATGAACAAAAAGGGTTGATCACGTTTGAGAGCTTGAAGaaaaatttagaaatattaGGGTTAAATGGTATGAGTGATGAAGAAGTAGCAGAAATGTTGAAAGAAGGAGATTTAGATAGAGATGGTTGTTTGAATCAAATGGAGTTTTGTGTTTTAATGTTTAGGTTAAGTCCTGGTTTAATGGATAGTTCTAGAAGGTGGCTTCAACAAGCTCTTGCTAATAGAgtcatttga
- the LOC130815110 gene encoding zinc finger protein CONSTANS-like: MRVKKKCELCSNLATIYCESDQAILCYECDSKVHGANFLVAKHSRILLCHVCQSPTIWSGSGPKFGPTVSVCPPCLVSKPGVARNQLHRDVNNNRTTTTHQEEEEEEEDDDDDDDDVDDDDGDDDDDDDDEDGNNGFHDDDDEENQVVPWSYSASHPR, encoded by the coding sequence ATGAGGGTTAAGAAAAAATGTGAGCTTTGTAGCAATCTTGCTACAATATATTGTGAATCAGATCAAGCAATTTTGTGTTATGAATGTGATTCAAAGGTTCATGGTGCTAATTTTCTTGTTGCTAAACATTCAAGGATTCTTCTTTGCCATGTTTGTCAATCTCCTACAATTTGGTCGGGTTCCGGGCCCAAGTTCGGGCCTACAGTCTCTGTTTGCCCTCCATGTCTTGTTTCTAAACCGGGTGTTGCAAGAAATCAGCTACATAGAGatgtaaataataatagaaCTACTACTACCcatcaagaagaagaagaagaagaagaagatgatgatgatgatgatgatgatgttgatgatgatgatggtgatgacgatgatgatgatgatgatgaagatggcAATAATGGTTTtcatgacgatgatgatgaagaaaatcAAGTTGTTCCATGGTCATATTCAGCGTCACATCCACGGTGA